Genomic segment of Candidatus Delongbacteria bacterium:
TTATCACTGTTATTTTCATCTATTCCAACTACTAATTCAGAAACCATATTGAAATCGATATAGGTTGTTTCTCCATCTACGACAGTAATATTGGATACATTTTCATCAAAATAAAAAACTCTTTCTGTATGTAATGAGTAAGTTCCAGCTGGTAATTTTATTTCAAAAAATCCAAGGCTATCAGTAAATTCAAACACTCCCGGATCGTTGTTTACTTTTAAAAGTACATAATCTACTGGATTTCCTGTTGTTTGTTCAGTTATTTGCCCTGTTATTACTCCAAATGGTTGTGAATTATATTCATAAGGACCGATATCTCTTTTAGCTATGCCATCTCCATCACCATCCCAAACTCTGTAACCATTATCCAAATCAAATGAGTTGCAGTAGAAATGATTGGTGGAGTCAACAATATCCAAACCTGCATCGATAGCTATACTGCCATCCATTAGATGAAAGTTGTTATTCGCAAAATCTTCAAAAATGTCGTTAATCTGCGTTGAATCAACAAATATATTGTTATTGCCAATTACATAAAATTCTTCAGATTTATATGCAATATTTATTGAATCAATAATACAATTATTGATAAACAAAGTATCAGTATCTAGGCTTTCTGCAAAATATTTATTACCAATAAAAATAGAATTTTCAAAAGGACGAAAAAAATTAGTAATATAATTTAACCCATATCTATTATTAATATAAATATTGTTGTAATGATTTCTAAGTCTCCAACCAGATTTTAAACCATAACGATTATTAATAGAAATATTGTTATACATATCATAAAATCCTAAATGAATACCCCATCCATCGTGCACAATGTTATTAAATACTTTTCCTTTTGAATGCAAGCTAGTGTCCTCAATACTGCCATGTACAATATTATCCGATACTTCAAAATAACCGTATCCGTGCAATTCAATTCCCTCTGTACCTATTGAATCTGTATCCTCTATAGTATTTTTTCTAATATATATTTTATGGGTTTCTTCAGAACTCGTATCTCCTAATATAGTTCCATTTATGAGATGATTTTTATAAATGTAGTGAGAACTATTTGGCGTCATGGATAAAGATGTACATATTGATGTATTAATATGCTTGTTATTTGTATAAGATACTGGAGATCCAAGTCCCATTGTCTGGTCAATGAATGTATTGTTTGCAATCAAATATCTTTTTAATAAATCATCATCAACAAGTATTCCATACATTTTTTGCAGACTAGGTTCAATACCTTCATCAAACCAAAATCTATTATTAGTAATTTCTAACTTCAAGCCATTATCAGGATAGTAAACACCAATTCCAAAATGATTATCCACAAATTCACAATTATCCACAATAAAAGATTGTTTTGCTGAGATAGCTCCATAAGGTTGAAAACCAGGATTAAATACAATTTGAGAAGCATGTTCAAATCTACAAAATTTAAACTTGGAAAGTTCTGCTGTAGTTGACAAATGAATAATACCCCATTTAAAATATGTTGAATCCTGTTGTATTCTGCTAAATAAAATTGGATTATCCTTTGTTCCTTCAGCTATAATCTTACCATTAACAAATATCATTTTAGCATTCTTATCTTCAGAAGTTGAAAAGATAAATAGCTCAGGATAGGTATCAAGACTCAAGTATGCAGCATTTAGTAAAACTACTGTTCCTGGTTCTATTGTTAATGTTACCCCTTGATCGACATACAATACACTCGTAACCAGATAAGGGTTATTTTCTGGAGACCAGGTTGTATCTTCTGTTAAATGACCACCAACTTCTAAAGTGAATAGTGAGAAATAAATAGTGAATAGAAATAGTAGAAGGAGAGTTAATTTATTCATAGTAGTTACTTTCTTCTTAAATACTTAAATGATAAAGTAATCCCAATTTAAGATTTTATGAAATATAAATCAGGATTACCATATCTTTTTACCTTAGTTTAATAGCCAGAAACTAACAGGAAGATCAAGCAATGTTTTATAGAAAACATAATTAACTTCAATAGCATTAGTCATTACCAAGTTTCAAATGTTATTTTACTAGTAAGATTTTTTTGTTTACTACTCCATGTTTAGTTTTAATACTATATATGAACATACCAGAAGAGAAACAACTTCCTGACTCATTCTTGCCATTCCAAACTACGGTATGATTTCCACTCTGTAATGATTGATTGTTTATTAAGGTTTTTATCAATTGTCCATTAACATTGTAAATTGAGACCGTAACATTATCAGCTACAGGCAGATTAAAAGCAATCGTTGTAGATGGATTAAAAGGATTAGGGTAGTTATTGTGTTTAATTTCATAGTTTATAGCTTGTAATCCGGAATTAGTATTTATATCTGAATCTTCATTTTGTATAAAAAGATAATAACCAGCAGTCCCTTCTAAAACAGCATCTAGCAAATCATCATCATTTACAAAAGAAAAGTCAATTGATGAATTATATCCAACATTAACATTTAAGAAATTGTCTTCAATAACTTCAAATTCATACGAATTGATATCTATTTGCTCGAGGTGGCGTATTTTACCATTCCAAGTACCTAAAAAAAGATCATATTTTCCATCCGAATCGAGATCAATTATTCTTGGACTTGCTTGGGCGTCAGAATTAAAACTTGTTGATGTTAGTTCGAAGTTATAGGGATTTTCATCTGACTGGATATAGAAATGAACTACTCCTTTTTGATCCCCTAAAACCATATCAATTACTCCATCATTGTTCAAATCGGCAAAATCATATGTTACACAATCAAAATCTACTACAATATTGTCATAAGTAAATTCACCGACAATTTCAAAATCATACGAGCCTATCTCAGACTGTTCCCAAACCATATCATCTATAATTAGATCCATTAATCCATCATTATCTAAATCATAAAATTTCATAATGGTAGCTTCACTAATTTCATTAAACTGTTCATTTATAAGTTCAAATTGATAAGATCCCAAGGAATCTTGTTCATAGAGATTAATAGTTGGGTTTTGCGTTGTAAATAATTCTAATTTATTATCGTTATTTAAATCAATTAATGAATGATTTGCTCCTATTATATCTTTAAAATTTACAATAATCTCATCTAAAAGGGAAAATTGATTAGGGTCATCATTTGATTGTTCTAAGACAAAGACTCTTTCTTCATCACCAGGATGTAGAAAAATGTAATTTAGCTTACCATTCTGATTAAAATCTGTGCAATATAATTTACTTGTACCATAACATATTGGTGAACCGGACGTTAGATAGCTATTTAAATTTAGAAAATTGCTATCAATGAGATTTAATTGAAATGAACTTTCAATTGTTTGCTCATATCTATAGACAACAAGAGTATCGCTCATATAATCTTGAATAACAATATCGTAGAGACCATTATTATCTATATCAATTATTTGTGGGATATAGCATGAATATTTATTCAGAGGAATAATATCTTCTTCAATAAGATGAAGATCAAATGTATTCGGTGTTTGTTGCTCATAGATGTTGTAAAAATATCCAACTCCATCTTCATGTTTTATTATAATACAATCATATAGGTCATTTTGATTCATATCTGAGAAATTAGACATACCACACCCGCCACCTGTATCGTAATGTTCCGATACAATAGTAAAATCTAAAGAATTGATAGAGTTTTCTTCCTCAAGAACCCAGTTGCCGGTGCCATTATCGTATGTAGATCTATAAATCATTTCTCGAAGACCATCATTATCTAAATCAGAAAAAACAGGTAGATAGAAAGTTGATAAACCATCGTGAAAGTTCCTTTCTACAAGTTGTAACTCTAATGAATTTGGAGAAATTTGCTCCCATCTATCCATTGGTTGAACCCAATCACTATTAAGTAGATCCAATAGTCCGTCGTTATCCAGGTCAAGGATAATAAAACTTCTATATAAACTTGAACACCCCCATCCATCACTTGTTATCTCAGTAAAAGATTGGGACATTAGCAAACTAAAGATACTTAAAAATAGTACTATTACATTTTTCATTTTTTCCTCTGCGATGAATTTATAAGTTAATGTTTTTGATTTCATTTTAATCGGATATTTGTATTACGTAAGCTTCGTTGCTGTTAATCATTTATTTATCTTTTTAATTAAACTACAAAGAAACCTTAACGAGGACTTGCTACTTGTCCAATGTATTTTATTGGATAAGGGCAATTCTGTGCTAGACGCTGAAAAATCTATTTATACTCAAAACTTTTTTAATAACTTTAATGCGAGAATTGAACAATCAATCATACGAGCTGATTTCTTTCTCCAACTTTTAGACAAAGGAAATAAAACTCCATCTTTTGATATTGTACCGAAATCCCATAATCCATCATTCATTCTTATATCTAACAACCACTTTTTTATATATTTTGCTTTGTCTGAGTAACAATCATATCGACTTAGCAGTTTATGTGCTGATATAAACCGAGTTATTTCTTTCGAATTACACACGTTTGGACACGAAGAGAGTTTTCCATCATATGTGTAATATATTCCTTTTCCGTCATTCATAATGTAATCAATAAACCTTTCCTCTACAGTTTGCGATAATATTTCAGGCATTAAAGCGACTATATAGAAATTCTGTATCCCCCACATTGATTTTCCTTTTTCAGGTTTTAGCACTTCATAATACGCTTCTTTATATTTTAACTCATCAAAGTTCTCTTCTATGAACCCAGCAGATACTACTTTAGCCCACTTTTCTGCTTCTTTTATTGCTAGTCTGCTATTACTGTCAATTCTCAGTATCCAAGTAGCAACAAAAAGTCTTGTTAACAATCCCCAATCGTGCTTTTTTTCTACTCTATCACGAAGCTCAATTTCACCACGCAAATATGATTCCATATATGAAAGTACTTTTTTTACTGGAGCATCATGGTTGTCTAAGCCAAGATTCAACATTCTTCGTATTGCTCTTTCAGTAGTAAATTCTAAATTCCCTGAAGTACTCAAGCTGTGAAACTGTCCCCATGAACCATCGTCCCACTGTTCAGCAACTACTTTTCCAACCCATTCACTTTCCAAGATACTCTCTTTCAATGATTTCAGCTTTTCAGATGTAACTTCTTCTTCAAAAATATCTCGTAACAACAAGTAATGTGGTATATCATCTATTTGCTCCTGATTAATTAGATTAACTAATTCTTGTATGCAATCCATTTC
This window contains:
- a CDS encoding carboxypeptidase regulatory-like domain-containing protein, with translation MNKLTLLLLFLFTIYFSLFTLEVGGHLTEDTTWSPENNPYLVTSVLYVDQGVTLTIEPGTVVLLNAAYLSLDTYPELFIFSTSEDKNAKMIFVNGKIIAEGTKDNPILFSRIQQDSTYFKWGIIHLSTTAELSKFKFCRFEHASQIVFNPGFQPYGAISAKQSFIVDNCEFVDNHFGIGVYYPDNGLKLEITNNRFWFDEGIEPSLQKMYGILVDDDLLKRYLIANNTFIDQTMGLGSPVSYTNNKHINTSICTSLSMTPNSSHYIYKNHLINGTILGDTSSEETHKIYIRKNTIEDTDSIGTEGIELHGYGYFEVSDNIVHGSIEDTSLHSKGKVFNNIVHDGWGIHLGFYDMYNNISINNRYGLKSGWRLRNHYNNIYINNRYGLNYITNFFRPFENSIFIGNKYFAESLDTDTLFINNCIIDSINIAYKSEEFYVIGNNNIFVDSTQINDIFEDFANNNFHLMDGSIAIDAGLDIVDSTNHFYCNSFDLDNGYRVWDGDGDGIAKRDIGPYEYNSQPFGVITGQITEQTTGNPVDYVLLKVNNDPGVFEFTDSLGFFEIKLPAGTYSLHTERVFYFDENVSNITVVDGETTYIDFNMVSELVVGIDENNSDKLVVGNEYLEQNYPNPFNPRTEISYQLPNHSFKSAKIVVYNLAGQQIWESTILSAQNNGHCVFDGSMFNSSIYFYSLIVDGKTVSTKSMIMIK
- a CDS encoding VCBS repeat-containing protein → MKNVIVLFLSIFSLLMSQSFTEITSDGWGCSSLYRSFIILDLDNDGLLDLLNSDWVQPMDRWEQISPNSLELQLVERNFHDGLSTFYLPVFSDLDNDGLREMIYRSTYDNGTGNWVLEEENSINSLDFTIVSEHYDTGGGCGMSNFSDMNQNDLYDCIIIKHEDGVGYFYNIYEQQTPNTFDLHLIEEDIIPLNKYSCYIPQIIDIDNNGLYDIVIQDYMSDTLVVYRYEQTIESSFQLNLIDSNFLNLNSYLTSGSPICYGTSKLYCTDFNQNGKLNYIFLHPGDEERVFVLEQSNDDPNQFSLLDEIIVNFKDIIGANHSLIDLNNDNKLELFTTQNPTINLYEQDSLGSYQFELINEQFNEISEATIMKFYDLDNDGLMDLIIDDMVWEQSEIGSYDFEIVGEFTYDNIVVDFDCVTYDFADLNNDGVIDMVLGDQKGVVHFYIQSDENPYNFELTSTSFNSDAQASPRIIDLDSDGKYDLFLGTWNGKIRHLEQIDINSYEFEVIEDNFLNVNVGYNSSIDFSFVNDDDLLDAVLEGTAGYYLFIQNEDSDINTNSGLQAINYEIKHNNYPNPFNPSTTIAFNLPVADNVTVSIYNVNGQLIKTLINNQSLQSGNHTVVWNGKNESGSCFSSGMFIYSIKTKHGVVNKKILLVK